The DNA sequence GTCCAGCCAGTGGACATGAGAGAGAGCATCAGCTTAAAAGTTGGAATACTCCCTGGGACCTCAGGAGACCCTTTCctggctctgggcctcagtgttccCAAGTGTGAAATGATCTTGGTTCTAGAATCTCTTGATTTAAAATCTAAATCAACTTTTTCCCAACTTTAGTCTCTGAGCCTCCACCTTCCTAATTTTGGCCATGCCCATGTCTGATTAACTACTTGAGACTGTTAAatagtttgtctttttgttctattcccatttattttaaagtaaacttttaCAGCATTACCTTAAGTTCAAGACCAGGAAGGTCTCCATAAAAACGCATGCTTAGCAAAGTAACGTCAGAGTGCTCAGCGTGGAGGGACAGTACAGACCAGCTAGCCCTTCCTGCTCATGGACTCAGAGGGCTGGGGACACGGGGCAGCAGGCGTGTGCTCACTGTTCTGGTTTTCAAGGGCTCCAGTGACACTCAGTCACCAGTTGTAAAAACCTGGGGACCCCCCCCACCCACTGCTCTGCTGAGCCCACCTGCTCTCCTGTCCACAGCCTGAAATGGACAGTCCCCTTCCTCAGGTGTGTAGGAAGAATTCAGAGGCTTTCCCCTCAGTCTGGCCAGGGCTTTCTGTGTGGGGGGCACCCAGAGGGTGGGGCTCAGAGGCAGAACTGCCGTGTCCCCTGCTAGGCCTGAcagctcccctctccctccctccagtgtTGCCGCTGGTCCTACAACTCAGAGTCCCCTGGCTGGATCCTGGGGGAACCCAGACATCCACATGGAGAGGTGTGTATTCAGACAGGTGCAGCTGGGACACAGCAACGAGATGAGACTGCATGCCCCCCACTCCACCAGCCGAGTGCCCTGCCCACCGCCCCTTTGGCAGCCCCCCAGGTAATGGGATCACATGGCCATCctgtccccatcccaccccagccTCTTCGGCTCCTCACTGGACAGAACTTGAGCTAGTCTTTGTGAGAGAAAGGCATGATGGGAAATCCCTGTCCTTCCACCCCAGGCTATAGCATAGGGTAGAGCAGGCGGGCTTTTAGAGCTAGCCCTGGGGTTCCCCTCCCCTACAGCCCTCCTCAGAGAACCTGTTTCCTTACCTGCACAGTGGGCCTGGGGCAACAGAGGCCGGGCTGGCAGAAGGGGAGACAGAGGCTGCTGCTGGGCTGGAATGGCATCTAAGGAGGGCGGAGGACAGGAGCCTCTGAGCACCTGTGCCCTACTAAGCACTGACAGTGACCCTGAGGGCCCAGGCTGCATCTTGCGCAGCACTGGCAAGCCAGAGGCAGGCCGGAGGGGGAGGAGGGCCAGGAGCTGGAGGCTGCAGGGGAAGGTGGGACCCGCACTGCCGcccggggtgggggcagggaacaGGGTAGGCGGGCTGCAGAGGGAGCTGGCAGCCCAGGCAGGTGAGGCACCGAGTCTCAGCTGTGGGCTGAGCATGGGCCTGGGCCGCTGGAGGGCGTTCAGGAGGGGAGTCAGCCACAGAGAGCTTGGAAGCCAGGCTGGGGGACAGGGCTCTGGGGCCACCGCACAGCTGCCCCCACACCCCTCCTGACATCTCTCTCCTCGGCTGACCCacagtctctgcctccactgtCGGCCCAGAAACTTTGTTTGACGTTAGAATGCCAGAACCAGGACCTCACGCAGACGGGGACGTTGCCCAGAGAGTCCGTGTCAGTTCGTGCTTCCTGGAGGACACTGCCATCGGCAACAGTAGCAGCGTGGCTTGACATCAGCCAGGGGCAGCTGGTCCGGGAGGAGCTGCAGGGCCTGAGGACAGCAGGCGGGACCctggggagctgggagaggaCGCAGGTGAGCCTGGGGCCCCCCAGGGCTCCTGCGTGGTCTCTCGTCCCTCATCCGTCCGTCCGCCCATTCAACACTCACTCACGAGGCCCCATTCCTCAGAGTCCAGGAGGCAGAGAGGGTCACCCCAGCGAGCAGCCACTCTGGAGTTTGAGTGTGTGGGGTCAACTCTTCCTAGCTGAACGACCTAACCTGTCACTCagctctgagcttctgtttcccCAGCTGTAAAAATGAGGATGATACTCTCCTGGGGCTCCCGCAGTTTTGGTGAGGATTAGGTGGGCTCTGGGAGTTTGGACTTGACGCTGAGCTCTGTACAAGCACAGCCCTACCCAACATGTATTCAAAGGAACACTCGGCAGGTCGATGCAGCGAAGACGTTGAGGTCATTATGCAGGGAAGAGGTCTTGTCCTATGGACTGAAGGAAAAGTCATCTCAGCCACCACGATGACCTGGGGCCACCAGATCTTTCCCTCATTGTGTATCCAGTCTACAAACATGCCGCCAGGTGTCAAGGGCTTGAAATTGAGTTCTGCTCATTGCTTCTGGCATTGTCTTCCCTCTGTGGTTGGCTGAAAACTGACGGCTTGCCTCTCTGAGGTCTGTGGTCAAATTAACCAAGTCACATCAGTGGGGGGCCCAGATGCATCTCAGAACTCAGCCTCAGCCCCCACCACCAGCCCAAGCCAGATGCTGGTTTTCCCTGCGCCGTTTCCCTTCTCTGTATAATTAATTTgccataaacatgctgacaaagCATCGCTGGCAGTTAATGGGGGCTGGAGGTGAAGGTCAACACTGGCCTCTTCAGGAAGGTGATTAACCAGCTACCACCCATTGCGCAGAATGATGAAGTCCATCCATCCCCCAGCCTTCTGCTCGcactgccccacccacccacccagcttGCCTTCGGTGAGGAGCGTGCGCACCCTGAACTTGATGCTCAGGGTGGGGTTGCGggtaggaggaggagaagaaactTGCTTTGTGATTCAGCAGTGATTTTCCAAAACCACCATGATCTGCTCACACATGCaattctattttctcttcccAGATTTTCTTCTTGACTCAGGGTGAGCCCAGACGGGACTACTCACGTGTGGGGCTGTAGCAGACAGCCAAGC is a window from the Manis javanica isolate MJ-LG chromosome 5, MJ_LKY, whole genome shotgun sequence genome containing:
- the ZBP1 gene encoding LOW QUALITY PROTEIN: Z-DNA-binding protein 1 (The sequence of the model RefSeq protein was modified relative to this genomic sequence to represent the inferred CDS: inserted 2 bases in 2 codons; deleted 1 base in 1 codon; substituted 3 bases at 3 genomic stop codons) — encoded protein: MNFVPDPEKKTLQVLRDAGSPVKTAXLAGDCQELKKKLHQVLYRLKKESKVALEGQATWHLCGDGAGAEKTYRFLEAHGPRXATAVAQALGMKTTKGVVRDLCALRNRRLLDLDQNSNTLTIXQSEDSGGRNQSTTVVYQQNPINMICQKGPNSRISTENSGGIQIGHGHVTVRQTAPRESGESSETGAEGTLLAHLLSCPQPEMDSPLPQVCRKNSEAFPSVWPGLSVWGAPRGWGSEAELPCPLLGLTAPLSLPPVXAAGPTTQSPLAGSWGNPDIHMERCVFRQVQLGHSNEMRLHAPTPPAECPAHRPFGSPPVSASTVGPETLFDVRMPEPGPHADGDVAQRVRVSSCFLEDTAIGNSSSVAXHQPGAAGPGGAAGPEDSRRDPGELGEDAGEPGAPQGSCVVSRPSSVRPPIQHSLTRPHSSESRRQRGSPQRAATLEFECVGSTLPS